From a single Trueperaceae bacterium genomic region:
- the yvcK gene encoding uridine diphosphate-N-acetylglucosamine-binding protein YvcK, protein MTTKERVRYLLSMRYWLAPGMGVKRHVALAVAGALLLVLGVIGAMLWLFSGNRQALSQPIEGVLVSGLWLSYGLIASLVLLAAGLTVAIVAVGRLNRSLLSNWMPRPYEAAALLHQRLQLSRGPRIVAFGGGTGLSNLLRGLRAHSSNLTAVVTVADDGGSSGRLRLDFGMPAPGDLSDCLAALSDNELEVSRLLQYRFQRGRELIGHTFGNLLITTLTEVEGDFGRAVRALNSLLNLSGSVYPATTVPVSLCVRKSGGQVVRGESAVRETPGAVESVSIEPETASSLPEVIDDIARADLIVLGPGSLFTSTIPPLLVPAVRGALLETRAPLLYVCNIMTEAGETDGFTAFDHVVKLREHLGRAPDWVVVNSAAVDQERLAAYEMEGAEVVSVEQERFSAEGIRLARLDLLGSGPYAQHDADALAEWLIAFCKRGQALKAGVHV, encoded by the coding sequence GTGACGACCAAGGAACGGGTCCGCTACCTCCTGTCGATGCGCTACTGGCTGGCCCCGGGGATGGGCGTCAAGCGTCACGTGGCGCTGGCGGTGGCTGGCGCCCTGCTGCTCGTTCTGGGCGTGATCGGGGCGATGCTCTGGCTCTTCTCCGGGAATCGCCAGGCACTCTCGCAGCCGATCGAAGGTGTACTGGTGAGCGGACTCTGGCTCAGCTACGGGTTGATCGCCTCACTCGTGCTCCTGGCCGCCGGTCTCACCGTCGCAATCGTCGCGGTTGGTCGCCTCAACCGCTCGCTGCTCTCCAACTGGATGCCTCGCCCTTACGAGGCAGCCGCCCTCCTGCACCAGCGCCTGCAGTTGTCCCGAGGTCCGCGGATCGTCGCCTTCGGCGGCGGCACCGGGCTCTCCAACCTGTTGCGCGGCCTGCGTGCCCACAGCAGCAACCTGACCGCGGTGGTAACGGTCGCCGACGACGGCGGCTCGTCGGGCAGGCTGCGGCTCGACTTCGGAATGCCCGCTCCCGGCGACTTGAGCGACTGCCTGGCCGCCCTCTCGGACAACGAACTCGAGGTTTCGCGGCTCCTCCAGTACCGCTTCCAACGCGGCCGGGAGTTGATCGGCCACACCTTCGGCAACCTGCTCATCACCACCCTCACCGAGGTCGAAGGCGACTTCGGCAGAGCCGTGCGGGCCCTCAACTCGCTGCTCAACCTCTCCGGGTCCGTCTACCCCGCAACCACCGTCCCGGTATCGCTCTGCGTGAGGAAGAGCGGCGGCCAGGTGGTACGGGGCGAGAGCGCCGTTCGTGAGACGCCCGGCGCGGTCGAGAGCGTGTCGATCGAGCCCGAGACGGCCTCTTCGCTACCCGAGGTCATCGACGACATCGCTCGAGCCGACCTCATCGTCCTGGGGCCAGGCAGCCTCTTCACCTCGACGATCCCGCCTCTGCTCGTGCCCGCCGTACGCGGCGCGCTGCTGGAGACAAGGGCGCCACTCCTCTACGTCTGCAACATCATGACCGAGGCTGGCGAGACGGACGGTTTCACCGCCTTCGACCACGTGGTGAAGCTCCGTGAGCACCTGGGCCGGGCGCCCGACTGGGTAGTGGTCAACTCGGCCGCGGTGGATCAGGAGCGGCTGGCGGCGTACGAGATGGAGGGAGCGGAGGTCGTGAGCGTCGAACAGGAGCGGTTCTCAGCCGAGGGGATCCGCCTGGCGCGCCTCGACCTGCTCGGTAGCGGGCCGTACGCTCAGCACGACGCCGACGCGCTGGCAGAGTGGCTGATCGCCTTCTGCAAGCGGGGTCAGGCGCTGAAGGCGGGGGTTCATGTTTGA
- a CDS encoding glucodextranase DOMON-like domain-containing protein → MFEAFVMAALITLSDPAGDAVGNGSLTPPSAEVYRNLAPFDLRQVTVTDDPQLTLRIEMGSLSDPFELPMGFSLPVIEVYVSGEEGGRNELLSGSGMRLPQGQGWEVAVRLTGAQATAYRTSSAPGGVESAPATVTTVGNELLVTTPYPRPDRPRVYAITGLYDLFGASPWRPLERQESPWAFSSETQRLPVVDVLARGETRQSQAIDAGILPPARNSSPIPGAFWLVLMAVGLLVSLAGVAMRVLSRPVAADPGGDDGPHPRDPTSPDPVSWEAVPKPEAASGSEPERRPFTWDSSALLTEPSDEELDAELENEFGHPQAQKVGSGGKETGTWQRPVPLPFRRTGPGEPRRPDGEADPEVVRDEAGSDAGESETAPPFPGAERLPPDAEGTSKVDPLDSGQVDDPGRTEEKKRP, encoded by the coding sequence ATGTTTGAAGCGTTCGTGATGGCGGCGCTTATCACCCTCAGCGACCCGGCTGGGGACGCGGTGGGGAACGGTTCGCTGACCCCGCCCTCGGCCGAGGTCTACCGCAACCTCGCCCCTTTCGACCTGCGCCAGGTTACCGTGACCGACGACCCGCAGTTGACGCTCAGGATCGAGATGGGCTCGCTGAGCGACCCGTTCGAGCTGCCGATGGGGTTCTCGCTGCCGGTGATCGAGGTCTACGTGTCGGGCGAAGAAGGGGGCAGGAACGAGCTGCTCTCCGGCTCGGGGATGCGGTTGCCGCAAGGCCAGGGTTGGGAGGTCGCCGTGAGGCTCACCGGAGCACAGGCGACGGCCTACCGGACGAGTTCCGCGCCCGGAGGCGTGGAGAGCGCGCCGGCCACGGTGACGACCGTGGGCAACGAGCTGCTGGTCACCACTCCCTACCCGCGGCCCGACCGGCCACGGGTCTACGCCATCACGGGACTCTACGACCTGTTCGGCGCCAGCCCCTGGCGGCCGCTCGAGCGCCAGGAGTCGCCCTGGGCCTTCTCCAGCGAAACTCAGCGCCTTCCCGTGGTGGATGTGCTGGCCAGGGGCGAGACGCGACAGTCGCAAGCGATCGATGCGGGGATCCTCCCCCCTGCCCGGAACAGCTCCCCCATACCGGGCGCCTTCTGGCTGGTGCTGATGGCGGTCGGCTTGCTGGTGTCGTTGGCAGGCGTTGCGATGCGGGTCCTCTCGCGGCCGGTAGCCGCCGATCCCGGGGGCGATGACGGTCCGCATCCGCGGGACCCGACATCCCCCGACCCAGTGAGCTGGGAGGCGGTGCCGAAGCCCGAAGCGGCGAGCGGCAGTGAACCGGAACGCCGCCCGTTCACCTGGGACTCCTCGGCCCTGCTGACCGAGCCGTCGGACGAGGAGCTGGACGCCGAGTTGGAGAACGAGTTCGGTCACCCGCAGGCCCAGAAGGTCGGCTCGGGCGGCAAGGAGACCGGGACCTGGCAACGGCCGGTACCGCTGCCGTTCAGACGAACCGGCCCGGGGGAACCGCGGCGACCGGACGGCGAAGCGGACCCCGAAGTGGTCCGGGACGAGGCAGGTTCGGACGCAGGCGAGAGTGAAACCGCGCCGCCGTTTCCAGGGGCCGAGCGGCTCCCCCCGGACGCCGAGGGAACCTCGAAGGTCGATCCGCTCGACTCAGGTCAGGTCGACGACCCAGGCAGGACGGAAGAGAAGAAGCGCCCCTGA
- the murA gene encoding UDP-N-acetylglucosamine 1-carboxyvinyltransferase encodes MQEQAESLVIKGGTPLRGEVRINTAKNSALYLILASLLTHETVTLRDIPRLSDVLVALEILEHVGVEVRWEGRDLHLHAARIRSCGAPYSLVSKMRASFVAMGALLARCGRARISMPGGCAFGPRPVDRHITAFQALGAVIDEEGGDFHAFRSGPLAGRAVFEAPTVGGTQNVILATALEGGSVTIENAALEPEIADLANMLNAMGARITGAGTSTIRIEGVPELSGVDYRPVPDRIEAGTLMLATAATRGTVTLRGVAPAHLEAVSAKLRETGVRIVEVADDALLVDASGELKPADVTAAEYPEIPTDLQAPFSAYLATLPGASVVRDKVYPDRFTHVEELRRTGADVELFERTLIIRGGQLAGARLHAADIRAGGALVIAALSAKGTSTIGGLQFIDRGYEALTERLSQLGAQVSRRVVTAPSPTSGD; translated from the coding sequence ATGCAAGAGCAGGCCGAGTCACTCGTCATCAAGGGCGGCACCCCCCTCCGTGGTGAGGTGCGCATCAACACCGCCAAGAACTCGGCGCTCTACCTGATCCTCGCCTCGTTGCTCACTCACGAGACGGTCACGCTGCGCGACATCCCCAGACTCAGCGACGTCCTCGTAGCCCTCGAGATCCTCGAGCACGTGGGCGTCGAAGTGCGCTGGGAGGGGCGCGATCTCCACCTCCACGCAGCTCGGATCCGCTCCTGCGGGGCCCCCTACAGCCTCGTCAGCAAGATGCGTGCCTCGTTCGTTGCCATGGGCGCCCTGCTCGCTCGCTGCGGGCGCGCCCGCATCTCGATGCCGGGCGGCTGCGCTTTCGGGCCGAGGCCCGTCGACCGCCACATCACCGCCTTCCAGGCGCTCGGCGCCGTGATCGACGAGGAGGGCGGCGACTTCCACGCCTTCCGCAGCGGACCGCTCGCCGGCCGTGCCGTGTTCGAAGCGCCCACGGTCGGTGGCACCCAGAACGTGATATTGGCGACTGCCCTCGAGGGCGGCAGCGTCACCATCGAGAACGCTGCGCTCGAGCCCGAGATCGCCGACCTCGCGAACATGCTCAACGCCATGGGAGCCAGGATCACCGGGGCGGGCACCAGTACTATCCGGATCGAAGGGGTGCCCGAACTGAGCGGTGTCGACTACCGCCCGGTTCCCGATCGCATCGAGGCCGGCACGCTGATGCTCGCCACCGCTGCGACCCGCGGCACCGTCACACTTCGGGGCGTTGCCCCCGCGCATCTCGAAGCGGTCAGCGCCAAACTGAGGGAGACCGGCGTGAGGATCGTCGAGGTGGCAGATGACGCCCTGCTCGTCGACGCGAGCGGAGAACTGAAGCCCGCCGACGTCACGGCCGCCGAGTACCCCGAGATCCCCACCGACCTCCAGGCTCCCTTCTCCGCCTACCTGGCGACTCTGCCTGGCGCCAGCGTCGTGCGAGACAAGGTCTATCCCGATCGTTTCACCCACGTCGAGGAGCTGCGGCGCACCGGAGCAGACGTCGAACTGTTCGAGCGGACGCTAATAATCCGTGGCGGTCAACTGGCCGGAGCGCGGCTGCACGCCGCCGATATCCGGGCCGGCGGCGCCCTGGTGATCGCGGCGCTCAGCGCCAAGGGCACCTCGACGATCGGGGGCCTGCAGTTCATCGACAGGGGCTACGAAGCGCTGACGGAGAGGCTTTCCCAGTTGGGCGCTCAGGTTTCCAGGCGGGTAGTAACCGCGCCCTCCCCAACCAGCGGCGACTAG
- a CDS encoding transcriptional regulator, whose product MPKREKSKRLQVVITEEQDSLLTKTAYQLSNPERLVSKSEVVRLGIEMLNRAVEAGELDPAVLKAIEES is encoded by the coding sequence GTGCCCAAGCGAGAGAAGAGCAAGCGACTACAGGTCGTGATAACCGAAGAGCAAGACTCGCTGCTCACCAAGACCGCATACCAACTTTCCAACCCAGAACGCCTGGTTTCCAAGTCGGAAGTGGTCCGGCTGGGCATCGAGATGCTCAACCGGGCCGTGGAAGCCGGAGAGCTAGACCCCGCCGTCCTCAAGGCCATAGAGGAATCCTGA
- a CDS encoding PQQ-binding-like beta-propeller repeat protein: MFHPGELVDERYDILGPLGQGGMAQVFRARDRHLEREVALKVLRPHLTETDTHRFRREIQALARFDHPGIVSIFDLGLGEHVYFAMELIEGGPFTDLGPFETDTEAFERLLGASITVAEALGYVHNLGMVHRDLTPRNILLTTHNHPKVMDFGLVQLTESSQELTRTGLTLGTPQYMAPEQARGDATGAHTDLYAFGAVLYRTLTGSAPFDAENDQAVLYQHVYGELTPAAELNPQIPPELSRLISALLSKEPQSRPGSAYAVADSLRAILESGRVRATHLPAGGPGRCGFYPTGPVQSGAPRRRWQVQLSDGPQFPAGIGAAEGFILVGLRSDCTAVLRPADGGTVTTFSADDEVSTAPIYAGGRLYISSRDGGLQAISWPTGRSLWSDPEYGVVGLLPYGDGVVTTASSGYLERRNADRQPAWRYEAAAPAATPPTLHRGQVAYATSDGWLHVVDALSGKGRLKVEVGNMLSPPVAHGGLLLLPVRDGELHAFDLNSREVLWSYDTAGEIYGSPAVWNGRVYLASWGRRLRCLSLRSGDDIWERSLDAPVTAAPVVAAGTLYLATESGELLAFDARAGRELWREQVSHSPIQASPLPLGDALVVASLDGTVTAFGS; the protein is encoded by the coding sequence ATGTTCCATCCCGGCGAACTGGTTGACGAGCGTTACGACATACTTGGGCCACTCGGCCAGGGTGGGATGGCCCAGGTCTTCCGCGCCCGCGACCGTCACCTCGAGCGGGAGGTCGCGCTGAAGGTCCTCCGCCCCCATCTGACGGAGACCGACACCCACAGATTCCGGCGCGAGATCCAGGCCCTGGCGCGCTTCGACCACCCCGGTATCGTCTCCATCTTCGACCTGGGGCTGGGCGAGCACGTCTACTTCGCCATGGAGTTGATCGAAGGCGGTCCGTTCACCGACCTTGGACCGTTCGAAACAGACACCGAGGCGTTCGAAAGGCTCCTCGGGGCCTCGATAACGGTGGCCGAAGCTCTGGGCTACGTGCACAACCTGGGCATGGTCCACCGTGACCTCACGCCACGCAACATCCTGCTCACCACCCACAACCACCCCAAGGTCATGGACTTCGGCCTGGTTCAGCTGACCGAGAGCAGCCAAGAGCTGACCCGTACCGGCCTCACCCTCGGCACGCCGCAGTACATGGCTCCGGAGCAGGCGCGCGGTGACGCCACCGGCGCTCATACCGATCTCTACGCGTTCGGAGCGGTCCTCTACCGAACGCTCACCGGCTCTGCGCCCTTCGACGCCGAGAACGATCAGGCGGTCCTCTACCAGCACGTCTACGGCGAGCTGACGCCCGCTGCCGAACTCAATCCCCAGATCCCCCCCGAGCTGTCGCGGCTGATCTCCGCGCTCCTCTCGAAGGAGCCGCAGTCCAGGCCGGGATCGGCCTACGCGGTCGCCGACTCGCTGCGGGCCATCCTGGAATCGGGCCGGGTTCGAGCTACCCACCTGCCGGCCGGCGGCCCCGGCCGCTGCGGCTTCTACCCCACCGGGCCGGTCCAGTCGGGAGCGCCGCGGCGCCGCTGGCAGGTCCAGCTGAGCGACGGACCCCAGTTCCCGGCAGGCATCGGGGCTGCCGAAGGGTTCATCCTGGTGGGCCTCAGGAGCGACTGCACCGCGGTCCTCAGGCCCGCGGACGGCGGAACGGTAACCACCTTCAGCGCCGATGACGAGGTGAGCACCGCCCCCATCTACGCCGGCGGCAGACTATACATAAGCAGTCGCGACGGCGGGCTGCAGGCGATCTCCTGGCCCACCGGCCGCTCGCTCTGGTCGGACCCGGAGTACGGGGTCGTGGGACTGCTGCCGTACGGCGACGGCGTGGTCACCACGGCCTCGAGCGGGTACCTCGAACGGCGGAACGCCGACCGCCAGCCTGCCTGGCGCTACGAGGCGGCCGCGCCCGCCGCGACGCCCCCTACCCTCCACCGTGGGCAGGTCGCGTACGCGACCTCTGACGGCTGGCTGCATGTGGTCGACGCACTGAGCGGCAAGGGCCGCCTGAAGGTCGAGGTCGGCAACATGCTCTCACCGCCGGTCGCGCATGGCGGCCTGCTGCTGCTCCCCGTGCGCGATGGCGAACTGCACGCTTTCGACCTGAACAGCCGCGAGGTGCTCTGGAGTTACGACACGGCCGGCGAGATCTACGGCTCGCCGGCCGTCTGGAACGGCCGCGTCTACCTCGCCTCCTGGGGCCGCAGGCTCCGCTGCCTCTCGTTGCGGAGCGGCGACGACATCTGGGAGCGTTCCCTCGACGCCCCGGTCACGGCCGCCCCGGTCGTTGCCGCCGGCACGCTCTATCTGGCCACCGAGAGCGGTGAGCTCCTGGCCTTCGACGCCAGGGCGGGGAGAGAGTTGTGGCGTGAGCAGGTTTCCCACTCCCCCATCCAGGCCAGTCCGCTGCCGCTGGGCGACGCTCTGGTCGTTGCCTCACTCGACGGGACGGTCACCGCCTTCGGCTCCTGA
- the gltB gene encoding glutamate synthase large subunit: MPDPFQRLSDFTELAWPGERDACGVGFVAHSGGRRSHDVLVHALGALQNLAHRGAVSADGRSGDGAGVLTQIPHRLFRRDLEAQGIHLDRDRDLAVGTFFVANDAPYKKIYALIRDEIARSPLQRLMWRVPPLDDSALGEESRSRRPVIRQVLLGRPQWLSDDAFERTLYLTRKRIERRLAEAGLGRAYITSFSSRTIVYKGLMVADQLANFYCDLADPDFDTAIAVFHQRYSTNTLPRWSLAQPFRFLAHNGEVNTLQGNVNFMRAREPRMSSYVWGSEIRDLLPVIEAGGSDSGALDNALELLALSGRDLLHTLMMMVPQAYENDPAVTPELEGFYRYHAALMEPWDGPAALALSDGRYAVAGLDRNGLRPQRYWITADGLVIVGSEAGLVSLPDDQVVEKGRLGPGRLLAVDTLEGKLLRDAEIKERYSRRRPYREWVERYRIDTERSEGAGGEGMPEAVELSALQRLFGYSKEDYDRIFEPMAGAAEMPVGSMGDDTPLAVFSEQPQGLYRYFKQRFAQVTNPPIDPLRERLVMSLSTILGPRASLLEEEPEAARVMRFESPIIDDGQLGWLKQQEYLGTATLDARFPVSEGPEGLLNALEELADRAQEEVEAGVSVLILSDRTVGPEWAPVPMLLAVGAVHHRLLLVGRRTKAAIVCDTGEPREDHHYACLIGYGAALIHPYLAFATARDAASAKAEIAVSGEEAVANYVKAVEKGLLKIMSKMGISTISSYRGAQIFEAVGVDRDVIERYFYGTPSRIGGAGIETFAIDVLRLHAEAFGEQEGLVDRGIYRFRKAGEYHAHNPSVFKALHKAVRTESFEAFEEYTRQVEERPACNLRDLLTLKKAEKPLPLDDVEPVEAIVRRFTTQAMSHGSVSREMHETLAIAMNRLGAKSNSGEGGEDPERFEPFDRDRPETSHAPWHPKAGDWANSAIKQVASGRFGVTAHYLANAREIEIKMAQGSKPGEGGQIPGFKVTAEIAGIRHSVPGVTLISPPPHHDIYSIEDLAQLIYDLKRVNRDARVGVKLVSTAGVGTIAAGVVKGYADNIQISGYDGGTGASPLSSVKHAGVPWELGLAETQQVLVANDLRGRVTLRVDGGLKTGRDVVVAALLGAEEFGFGTSALVAAGCALIRQCHLNTCPVGIATQDPELRKKFQGQPEHIVNFFVYLAQQVRMILAEMGFASLDEVIGRVDLLGQRQVSLPKVARLDLSAILADPDPSGERARRSLQARNDRPEPEVPLDERLLQDARSAVEEGQRLQLEYQVSNAERSLGARLSGEIARRHGASGLPPSTVRATFRGPAGQSFGAFAVPGLSLRLEGEAQDYVGKGMSGGEIVITPPAGSHFETSRHVIMGNTVLYGATGGELFAAGAAGERLCVRNSGAVAVVEGCGDHGCEYMTGGVAVILGYTGRNFGAGMSGGSAYVYDPEDELETKLNNQMVGVERAEAEFDGQLLRALLERHVRSTGSTRAAALLETWPAALVHFKRVAPHPEFEDATAEVGGDRSLEAALLTSLQARAEGVAVPGPGRH, encoded by the coding sequence ATGCCTGACCCATTCCAGCGCCTGTCCGATTTCACCGAACTGGCCTGGCCGGGGGAACGCGACGCTTGCGGCGTGGGCTTCGTCGCACACTCCGGTGGCCGTCGTAGCCACGACGTGCTGGTTCACGCTCTCGGCGCGCTCCAGAACCTCGCCCATCGTGGCGCGGTAAGCGCCGATGGCCGGTCAGGCGACGGCGCGGGAGTCCTCACGCAGATCCCGCACCGACTCTTCCGCCGCGACCTCGAAGCCCAGGGGATCCACCTGGACCGCGACCGGGACCTGGCAGTGGGCACCTTCTTCGTAGCCAACGACGCCCCCTACAAGAAGATCTACGCGCTCATCCGCGATGAGATCGCCCGCTCACCCCTGCAAAGGCTGATGTGGCGAGTTCCCCCGCTGGACGACAGCGCCCTGGGCGAGGAGTCGCGCAGCCGCCGCCCGGTCATCCGTCAGGTGCTGCTGGGGAGGCCGCAGTGGCTCTCCGACGACGCCTTCGAGCGGACCCTCTACCTCACCCGGAAGCGGATAGAACGGCGGCTCGCCGAGGCCGGCCTGGGACGGGCTTACATCACCTCCTTCTCGAGCAGGACCATCGTCTACAAGGGGCTGATGGTCGCCGATCAGCTCGCCAACTTCTACTGCGACCTGGCCGATCCCGACTTCGACACGGCGATCGCCGTATTCCACCAGCGCTACAGCACCAACACCCTGCCGCGCTGGTCGCTAGCCCAGCCGTTCCGGTTCCTGGCGCACAACGGCGAGGTCAACACCCTGCAGGGCAACGTCAACTTCATGCGTGCCCGTGAACCGCGGATGTCGAGTTACGTGTGGGGGAGCGAGATTCGCGACCTGCTGCCGGTGATCGAGGCGGGCGGCAGCGACTCCGGAGCGCTCGACAACGCCCTCGAACTGCTCGCCCTCTCCGGCCGCGACCTGCTGCACACGCTGATGATGATGGTGCCGCAGGCGTACGAGAACGATCCCGCCGTTACACCCGAGCTGGAGGGTTTCTACCGCTACCACGCCGCCCTGATGGAGCCGTGGGACGGTCCGGCCGCCCTGGCCCTGAGCGACGGCCGCTACGCGGTCGCGGGGCTCGACAGGAACGGGCTGCGCCCGCAGAGGTACTGGATAACGGCAGACGGGCTGGTGATCGTAGGCTCGGAAGCCGGCCTCGTCTCGTTGCCAGACGACCAGGTCGTCGAGAAGGGGCGCCTGGGCCCGGGACGCTTGCTCGCTGTCGACACCCTCGAGGGGAAACTGCTGCGGGACGCCGAGATAAAGGAGCGCTACTCGCGGCGCCGCCCCTACCGTGAGTGGGTCGAGCGCTACCGGATCGACACCGAACGGTCCGAAGGGGCAGGTGGCGAAGGGATGCCCGAGGCAGTAGAGCTGAGCGCTCTGCAGCGGCTCTTCGGCTATTCGAAGGAGGATTACGACCGGATCTTCGAGCCGATGGCGGGCGCAGCCGAGATGCCGGTGGGTTCGATGGGCGACGACACGCCGCTGGCGGTCTTCTCCGAGCAGCCACAGGGACTCTACCGCTACTTCAAGCAGCGCTTCGCCCAGGTCACTAACCCCCCCATCGACCCCCTTCGAGAGCGGCTGGTGATGTCCCTCTCCACCATCCTCGGCCCCCGCGCCTCCCTCCTCGAGGAGGAGCCCGAGGCAGCGCGGGTGATGCGCTTCGAGTCGCCGATCATCGACGACGGACAGCTCGGTTGGCTCAAGCAGCAGGAGTACCTCGGTACCGCGACGCTCGACGCCCGTTTCCCCGTTTCGGAGGGCCCAGAGGGGTTGCTGAACGCCCTCGAGGAGCTCGCGGACCGGGCCCAGGAGGAGGTCGAAGCGGGCGTTTCGGTTCTCATCCTCTCCGACCGGACAGTTGGCCCCGAGTGGGCTCCGGTGCCGATGCTACTGGCGGTCGGCGCGGTTCACCACCGGCTCCTGCTGGTGGGGCGCAGGACCAAGGCGGCGATCGTCTGCGACACGGGCGAACCGCGCGAGGACCATCACTACGCCTGCCTGATCGGCTACGGTGCCGCGCTGATCCACCCCTACCTGGCATTCGCCACGGCTCGCGACGCCGCCTCGGCGAAGGCCGAGATCGCGGTGAGCGGGGAAGAGGCGGTCGCCAACTACGTGAAGGCCGTCGAGAAGGGCCTCTTGAAGATCATGTCGAAGATGGGCATCTCGACCATCAGCTCCTACCGGGGCGCCCAGATCTTCGAGGCAGTGGGCGTCGATCGCGACGTGATCGAGAGATACTTCTACGGCACTCCCAGCCGGATCGGCGGGGCGGGAATCGAGACCTTCGCCATCGACGTCCTGCGACTCCACGCCGAGGCGTTCGGCGAGCAGGAGGGACTCGTCGACCGCGGCATCTACCGCTTCCGGAAAGCCGGCGAGTACCACGCCCATAACCCCTCGGTCTTCAAGGCGTTGCACAAGGCTGTGCGGACCGAGAGCTTCGAGGCGTTCGAGGAGTACACCCGGCAGGTCGAGGAGAGGCCGGCGTGTAATCTGCGTGACCTCCTGACCCTCAAGAAGGCCGAGAAGCCGCTGCCGTTGGACGACGTGGAGCCCGTCGAAGCGATCGTCCGGCGCTTCACTACCCAGGCGATGAGCCATGGATCTGTCTCGAGGGAGATGCACGAAACCCTCGCGATCGCCATGAACCGGCTGGGTGCGAAGAGCAACTCGGGCGAGGGCGGGGAGGACCCCGAGCGGTTCGAGCCGTTCGATCGGGACCGACCGGAGACGTCGCACGCTCCCTGGCATCCCAAGGCCGGAGACTGGGCGAACAGCGCCATCAAGCAGGTGGCCTCCGGCCGCTTCGGCGTTACCGCCCACTACCTGGCCAACGCGCGAGAGATTGAGATCAAGATGGCCCAGGGTTCCAAGCCTGGGGAGGGCGGACAGATCCCGGGCTTCAAGGTCACGGCCGAGATCGCCGGCATCCGCCACAGCGTGCCGGGGGTCACCCTGATCAGCCCGCCACCCCACCACGACATCTACTCGATCGAGGATCTGGCTCAGCTCATCTACGACCTCAAGCGGGTCAACCGTGATGCCAGGGTGGGCGTGAAACTGGTGTCGACCGCTGGAGTCGGAACGATCGCGGCCGGTGTCGTCAAAGGCTACGCCGACAACATCCAGATCTCGGGCTACGACGGGGGCACCGGGGCCAGCCCGCTCTCCTCGGTGAAGCATGCGGGAGTTCCCTGGGAACTGGGTCTGGCCGAGACGCAACAGGTCCTCGTGGCCAACGACCTGCGCGGACGGGTGACGCTACGGGTGGACGGCGGACTCAAGACCGGCCGTGACGTCGTCGTCGCCGCACTTCTGGGCGCCGAGGAGTTCGGCTTCGGCACCTCGGCCCTCGTCGCCGCCGGCTGCGCCCTCATCCGCCAGTGCCACCTCAACACCTGCCCGGTCGGCATCGCCACGCAAGATCCGGAGTTGCGCAAGAAGTTCCAGGGTCAACCGGAGCACATCGTCAACTTCTTCGTCTACCTCGCCCAACAGGTGCGGATGATCCTGGCCGAGATGGGCTTCGCCTCGCTCGACGAGGTGATCGGCCGCGTGGACCTGCTCGGACAGCGTCAGGTGTCTCTGCCCAAGGTGGCGCGCCTCGACCTGAGCGCCATCCTGGCCGACCCGGATCCTTCGGGAGAGCGCGCCCGGCGTTCACTGCAGGCGCGCAACGACCGGCCGGAACCGGAGGTGCCGCTCGACGAGCGGCTGCTGCAGGACGCCCGCAGTGCGGTCGAGGAGGGCCAGCGGCTGCAGCTCGAGTACCAGGTGTCGAACGCCGAACGCTCGTTGGGAGCTCGCCTCTCAGGAGAGATAGCTCGCCGTCACGGCGCCTCCGGGCTGCCTCCCAGCACCGTCCGGGCCACCTTCCGGGGCCCGGCCGGTCAGAGCTTCGGGGCCTTCGCCGTGCCGGGATTGAGTCTCAGACTCGAGGGAGAAGCGCAGGATTACGTGGGCAAGGGGATGTCGGGCGGAGAGATCGTGATCACGCCGCCGGCGGGCAGCCACTTCGAGACGAGCCGCCACGTCATCATGGGGAACACGGTTCTCTATGGCGCCACAGGCGGAGAGTTGTTCGCAGCCGGAGCGGCCGGTGAGCGCCTTTGCGTGCGCAACTCGGGCGCGGTCGCGGTCGTCGAAGGGTGCGGCGACCACGGCTGCGAGTACATGACCGGCGGTGTGGCGGTGATCCTCGGCTACACGGGACGTAACTTCGGGGCGGGCATGTCGGGCGGGAGCGCTTACGTCTACGACCCGGAAGACGAGCTGGAAACGAAACTGAACAACCAGATGGTGGGCGTTGAGAGGGCCGAAGCGGAGTTCGACGGGCAGCTCCTGCGGGCTCTGCTGGAGAGGCACGTTCGTTCGACCGGCAGTACCAGGGCCGCCGCCCTGCTGGAGACCTGGCCTGCGGCCCTGGTCCACTTCAAGCGGGTGGCGCCTCACCCGGAGTTCGAGGACGCCACCGCTGAGGTCGGAGGCGACCGCTCGCTGGAGGCCGCTCTGCTCACTTCTCTGCAGGCGCGGGCGGAGGGTGTGGCGGTTCCCGGTCCTGGCAGGCACTGA